The DNA window aaaaataaggaAATATTTTCTAAGAAAAGAAATTTTCCATTTCATCCATcttattggtcaaattttaaattgctCTAATTCCTCTCCTAAGAGACTAATTTGTTTTAAATGATTAGATTTCTGTATATTAAAATCAATGTCTCggaaataaatatattgtgtatgaaatttaaattctagaaaTGCTTACATCTTAGGGAGGAATAGACATAGAGGGCAGAGGAACAAGATTGCAAAAGGTAAAAGAACCAACATGCATGTGTATCTGATCTGATCAAGGAGTATGTACAGAATTTACAATAAAAATGTACAATGGATGATTCATTCATGCCTGCAGTTTTGGCAAATGAATCTCACAGCGAGAAGTTCTGGAGTGAGGCATCTCTCtccttgtaaaaaaaataaagctatACAAAACCTCCTAGATTTGGGGAAACACAAGCACTGACAAAACGGCGTGCGATATTTACTGAAGAAAGAAGACCATTTGAAGAAGGGACCTATCTGACTCTGATTTCTGAATATGGTTTCAACTTTCAATTACACTTCCAATTGCGTTATCTCGAAGATAGGTACTGATCGATTCGACGCGGATGATCTGAACGACCCTTCCTTCTCGACGGAGTACGTGACGAGCAGTTTCATGACGTGCCTGTGTCTCCTCCTGTACGTAGGAAACTTTGACATGCTCCTTACAATTCCAACCAACCTGCAAACCAACAGCATTAGAACAACCTTCCAAGGATCGGACAGAACAACCTCACTAATAACACTGCTACTGAAATCAATAGAACACAGGAGATGGATTTTAATTTCATCCATCAAAAGGACATCCCCTCGTTTCTTACTTGTGACCTAAATATTTATCAGAaagggaaactattctaaattCTCGAGGGGACGTCTCCTCGTTGTTTACATGccactcaaatagttatgaaaaagttcaacaagatcgatcaatatgtgatagatcactatacaacgaggggatatcctatcgagagtttaaaatccactctcTCATCAgaaatttaaaaacatgataTAATACAAACTAATATgagatatatcactccacaaacatgcaaggtTAAATTCAATTTCTATGAGTTGTACCAAAAGGAACAAATTCAATTGAAACTACTATATGCACATTCACAATAagttacaacattttttttttgcggggatatttgttacaacttgtagatgttgaatttgaaaatgcatgtttgtagagtaatacatatcatattaatctatcttgtcattttttaaaattttttatgactattcATATGACTAAAGATCCTTTGAGGAATGAAAACACTTTTTCCATAACACATGCAAGTATGTAACCAAGTAGCAGAAAACAACTTACCTTCTACTGATGGCCTGGATCTGTCCTGCCCTTACAGGATCTTGGGGGATTTCAGCACCATTATCCCACCCATTTGCCCTCTCAGAATTACCAATGAAAAGGGTCAGCTTCTCCAAGAACCTCACTTCTTCCTCCGTCATTTTCAGCGCTTGTATTTGATCTTTTAGCACCAGCACAGGGTGCAAGAACCAGTCTATCAACCGATCTTGGGGGCGGTTATATTGATTGATTTCGATGCCATTGCCTATCAATAGCCCTCCAGAACCGGCCTTGATCGAATGGAGGATCATACACAGCAGAGAATAAGAAGGTACTCCCAGTCCTATTGCTTCATGCCCACTTTCCTTTGTTCGTAACCATTCAGTAAGATCAACAGTTGTTATGACGTTTAAATTCAGAAGATCCCTGCCCCTCAGTTCACAATTCTTCATCATATTTTCCCATATCTACAAATCAAGGAGCTAAGTTAGGATTTCAGGCAGGacttaattaatcaaaatgAATAACCAAAGCATGTTTGGATTGTAAGTTTGTACCATTAAACATGATCCATATTGGTGGAACATATATCCTTTCTAAAATGTATAAATAACACAAAACCTAAATTATTCTCAATTTCTCATAAGCCGGTGTCTCTGCGTCTTgctaaaaagtaaaaagaagGCAAATTCCAGATCATCTTATTAAATATCTTTATGTtgatatattgattttttttccgaaaCCAGGAATTCCTATGCTTTTCCTGTTGATATATATACCAAGATAAGCCACCATAGAAAGATGGATACTCGGTTATAACATATTCACTTCAACTGTTGCTTATGTTGGACCACACACTTCTCTAGGGAAAAATGCTTCTGAATTCTCACGTCAAGCTTCATTTCAACCATACAAGCAATGTGCAATGGTAACTAACTACTAACCATTGCTTCTTTTGTGGGCTTCCATTCACTGATAAGTCATGATACTGACACAATTAAATGaaatcatccaaaaaaaaagatgatcgTGTGGTTACTTTCATTTGAAATATTTCCTCTAATAAAAAGAGCTCACATAATTTAAGGATCGTAAACACAGCAATTAAAATATTCAAGGATCTCCTTCATTTATGATATTTCTTAAATTAGAACCTGTTCACCAAATCTAAGAGAGCATGGACCCAATAAGAATAGTAGTCTTTACAATCCGTGGTTTCATGGCATCATCACATTTATAGCAGTACCTCACTTAGAACTAGCTCACCTAATCTAAGTACATTGATGCAAGTACGCAGTTATGCACCAATAAAAATGTCTAGCTATACTTTCAAGGAACTAGTGTTGTAACTAGTATTAGATGCCTTTCCTTTCAAGGCAGGGCAAATATTGATGGTACTACAGGAATGAATGCACTTTTTACCAAGTTTAACTATCAAAAAAATTGCTCAGAGAGAACACCATTTTTCCTTGGCTGGCGTTGTACAATGAATTAATGATGTGCCCTTGGCAATTCTTGTGCAAATAAGTCGAATTAATAAGAATTTAGCACGTCCAAGAAACATACCTGGACCATTTTGACTTCCTGTATGGCCTCTCTAACTGACCTTGCTGGGGCCAAAGTTGGAACCAGCATTGCTGGAGCTTCATTGGAACTAGGGTGGTCGCCTCCTTTAACAGAAGCATTCGTTCTGACTGAAAACTCCGTGGAACTGGACGATTTTCTCTTACGGTAGGAAGGCCTAGCAGAAAATATTTTCACTGAGGAATCAGCAACGTGAGCACAGAAGTTCAGCAACAAAAGAGGCAGTCTGAACTTACTTTGGAAGAACTGTCCCTTCCCGGAGATAAAGCCAGTCATTGGTGTACTCGTCAAATTCCGCAACCATGGCAACCACATAAGAAACTCCCCTCTGGAACGACTTCTCCTGCGATAGATCCATAAACACAAGTTACTATCACTTAATCTCTCCTTCCTGTTTAGACACGTAAGGAGATGGGCAAGAATTGGAACAACACAACAAACACTATGTCAAGACAGCAACCTGGTAGACAACGACTGCTCCGTAGAGACCCACAAAAATGCTCGAGACGATAGCTAGTAGGACACTCCCAACAACCACCAGAGGCCAGAAAAGGATAGCCAGGCCAGCGATCGGCACACAAACTGTCTCAAGGAATGGACCTTCGCGGCTTATAAGGTCATGAAGCAGCCTCTGCCAACCTTTGAAGAGCATATAGGGGCTCTTTATCAGCGCAATTACGGTGTAGAGCGGAATGTCAACGATTAATCCCAAGAGACCAACAGCTATACATGAGGGCACATCCAACACcctacagggaaaaaaaaattcagtcatTCAGCTTGAATTTTACGGCATTCGAGAATCGCAATTTCAAGCAACTGTAATGTGCAATGATCGTGACAGCACCATCACCCCAGAATAGACTGTACTAACAGTCTAACATGAGGATTGACATATGACTATAACAGAGTTTTTAATGGCAGAATTCCTGTGCCAGTCCTTCTCATGACAAGGCCATGCTTAACACATGGATTACACACAGCATGGGGCTGATTCCTGAATAACCAAAGAGAGACATTCTAGTCTAGTAGGATAACAATTACCTGATGGAATGGGGCTCGCAATTCTGCGAGCTTTCGCGCAGCTCCTTCAGATAAACAGGATACGAGTGGAAGCATAAATCCGCAAAGTCCCTAACCACCGTGCAGCTGCCTTTAATCGTCCCCCACGTCCCGTCCTGCTCAAACCAAATCATCATCTCAATGAGCGCCCGGACACATCGCTAACAACGACAGTGCCTTGCCGATTTGCAGCAAAGCTTGTTGAACTCGTGTTCTTGCCTAATCCTGTACTCCAATTCAGAAGGGGAAGAAGGCATCGTGTCCTTACCACGACGCCATGCACGAACTTCTTGGACTCGCTCTCCTGCCTGAACGCCTCGAAGGTGGCGATCCACGGCGTGAAGAAGCCATAGCCGAGGGCGACCAGCGCGCTCCCGAAGATGCCCAGCCCCAGCCAGAGGCCGAACAGCACCGGCAGCGCGATGAGCACCGCTAGTTTCAGGCCGGCGTTGATGCGTTCAGTCCTGGATTAACAATGCAGAGGAACAGATCAACAGTGATCATTTGGTATAGACGAAATTgacagaataaaaaaaatcgaaaaacaTTACGAGTCGCAAACAAGAACTCGAATTCTTTCTTCCTGTATCCAACTGAAGTAAACGCAAAaatcaaaaagaaataaaaacattttattttcttttttcttacttGAGGAGGGAGTAAATGGTCCACCAGACGTGCGCCGGGAAGAGGAGGAGTATCACGCCGACGTTGCCCAGCAccatcagcgccgccgccaccgggccgACGACCGCCGCTGCACCACAACCGTATcccaaccaagaaaaaaaataagcacACGGCGGCAACAACTCCGACGAACCCACGGTGGCGCCAGCAGCCAAGACGTGATTGAAAGGGAAAGCGTGCGTGCACCTTTGATGCcgccgaggaagaaggcggcgcaGAAGGAGAGGACCACGTACGCGACGCGCAGCGACTGCTCCACCGACCCCATGGGCTCCGCGTAGTTGGCCCCCGCCCACGCCTTCACCTTGTCCATCGAGTCGAATCGAATCGATCGTTcgttcgtcgccggcgtcgacgcgCCCGGTAGCACTCGCTCACATATACGCACGGGCACACAAAGGACTACACCTGCCTGTCTACCTCCGCAAGAATCAAGGACAGCTTCAGAGAGATGGAAGCTTTTCTGCAGCCGGACGGAGAGGACGAGggaaaaacaaagaagaaaaagaaagcgcGCGTCCTCGCTGGCTGGCTGTCGCGGGAATCCGCGACGACCGGTGGTGGTGGAAAAATTCAGCGGCTTGCGGGAGAAGCCGCTCCAGGGGAGGGAGAGCTCTTAAAGAAAGATTTTAGATTCGGGGGGGTTCTTGATTGATTCGTCGGTTTGGGGGTTGGCTTTGGATGGGTCAAaccggccggcggccgcggcggcactGTTGCGCGCGCGTCGCTGAATCGTGTTCTTGGGGACGAGCAGAGCAGACTCAGAGAAGGGGACAGAAGTAAGGGTGTGTTTCACGAGAAGTAGATTGGGGAGATTGGTATACCTAAAATGAGGTGagtcattagcgtatgattaattgactattaaatattttaaattttaaaaatagattaatataattttttaaagcaatttttctatagaaaatttttgcaaaaaatacaccgtttagtagtttgggaagcgtgcgcgtggaaaaagAAGTGCTTTCTCACCCTATATTAaacaaacgaacgcagcctaagaaGTCATCTAGGGGTttgcctttttctctttttttcttttttaaaaaataattttatttatttttcgcGGGAGTTATATAATGTACTACTGCCTGGGAGTTATATAATGTACTACGGCAGGAGAGGCAGTTTGGGCAGTTTGCTTTCGGTGCGAAGCTAACGGCGTTAGCGTGAGGAGTTCAGAGCTAACAGCACACCTGGCGAGGATGACGTGCCCAGCTGGTTTGAGCAAACCAAACTAAACAAAAGTTTTTTCTTTagtatttaagaaaaaattaagcATCTGAATTATCTCAATACACACAAACGTTATGGCATAAAACTGAGTTAAGAGTGGTAGAAAGAATTAATGTTTGTTAAAATTACTTTTTAAGTCAAATTAATTTGGATCGGTTTTAATGTTGATGAGaaatcatgcatgcatttaCCCGTGCCATATGTTGCTAtggattaaaatattttttattggattTATAGAGAATTGAAATCCTTAGAAATATTTTCCATTGATAACCTCTAGAACAAAGGAATACAATACCAAAATTCATTTTTGTTATCAGCCTCTTTTACCTCAAACTTCATAGGAAAATAAACATAAGATTAAACCTCGTGTCCTTGGAGAAGTCAAATGCACCTTTGTCTCTACCATAAGCAAATTCTATTAAAATTCATGTGCTTACTTTCTATACCTTGAAATCTATAGGATTTTACTATGTGTGATATTTTATCTGGGACTCTCTTCCCTAATTTATTTAGAGggctcattttttttatgtgtgtttTTATTCACACACTTTTTAAAATCCTGCATAACAAAGGATCCATGTGATAttacttcaaatatatatcaGAGCTTTAGCTCAATTTATACTAGGGACAATTGCATCTATACCCCCACTTTGAAAACCAATTGTTGTTTTACCCTCATTTTTTAGAGTTTGTAGTTTT is part of the Oryza glaberrima chromosome 4, OglaRS2, whole genome shotgun sequence genome and encodes:
- the LOC127769463 gene encoding uncharacterized membrane protein At3g27390, with the translated sequence MDKVKAWAGANYAEPMGSVEQSLRVAYVVLSFCAAFFLGGIKAAVVGPVAAALMVLGNVGVILLLFPAHVWWTIYSLLKTERINAGLKLAVLIALPVLFGLWLGLGIFGSALVALGYGFFTPWIATFEAFRQESESKKFVHGVVDGTWGTIKGSCTVVRDFADLCFHSYPVYLKELRESSQNCEPHSIRVLDVPSCIAVGLLGLIVDIPLYTVIALIKSPYMLFKGWQRLLHDLISREGPFLETVCVPIAGLAILFWPLVVVGSVLLAIVSSIFVGLYGAVVVYQEKSFQRGVSYVVAMVAEFDEYTNDWLYLREGTVLPKPSYRKRKSSSSTEFSVRTNASVKGGDHPSSNEAPAMLVPTLAPARSVREAIQEVKMVQIWENMMKNCELRGRDLLNLNVITTVDLTEWLRTKESGHEAIGLGVPSYSLLCMILHSIKAGSGGLLIGNGIEINQYNRPQDRLIDWFLHPVLVLKDQIQALKMTEEEVRFLEKLTLFIGNSERANGWDNGAEIPQDPVRAGQIQAISRRLVGIVRSMSKFPTYRRRHRHVMKLLVTYSVEKEGSFRSSASNRSVPIFEITQLEV